Proteins encoded within one genomic window of Citricoccus muralis:
- a CDS encoding LysR family transcriptional regulator — protein MVNLNAIRVFCAVMEEGSVTAASERLKLSQPAVTQTLNTLRRASGDQLFRRVGRGIEPTRGAVELYEQVSGVTDQVERAVTSLHSFDPATAQITFRVALTDLGQAVFLPELVAVLAQRAPGCSLDVVNVNTATVVEDLVAGKLDVAVSSTPLAGPVRSEVLRAEHYCCVTRQGRFGEQRLSTEELVELPRVVVRGSTGHTLVEALMPPPVRGSVHLSGFASIPAVVSRTELIAFVPDAVAAEWVDRWDVEIHALPSDDFAMTVRGHVPVKPVSAASRWFIDWSLKGLFGHPVGVGLAG, from the coding sequence ATGGTGAATCTGAATGCGATCAGGGTGTTCTGTGCGGTGATGGAAGAAGGCTCGGTCACGGCGGCGTCGGAGCGGCTGAAGCTCTCACAGCCCGCGGTGACGCAGACGTTGAACACACTGCGCCGGGCCAGCGGGGATCAGCTGTTCCGCCGGGTGGGCCGTGGCATCGAGCCGACACGTGGCGCGGTGGAGCTCTATGAGCAGGTCAGCGGAGTGACGGATCAGGTGGAACGCGCGGTGACCAGCCTGCACTCATTTGACCCGGCAACGGCTCAGATCACTTTCCGGGTGGCCTTGACGGACCTCGGTCAGGCGGTGTTCTTACCGGAGCTGGTGGCTGTGTTGGCCCAGCGTGCCCCTGGGTGCAGTTTGGATGTGGTGAACGTTAATACGGCGACCGTCGTGGAGGATTTGGTTGCCGGGAAACTGGACGTGGCCGTCTCGTCGACACCGCTGGCAGGTCCCGTGCGCTCGGAGGTACTCCGTGCGGAACACTATTGTTGCGTCACCCGGCAGGGTCGCTTCGGGGAGCAGAGGCTGTCCACCGAGGAACTCGTCGAGTTGCCGCGTGTCGTGGTGCGTGGCTCGACCGGCCACACATTGGTGGAAGCACTCATGCCGCCACCGGTGCGCGGATCCGTGCACTTGTCCGGATTCGCGTCGATTCCGGCGGTGGTGTCGCGTACGGAACTGATTGCTTTCGTTCCGGATGCGGTGGCGGCCGAGTGGGTGGACCGTTGGGACGTCGAGATTCATGCGCTTCCCAGCGATGATTTCGCGATGACGGTGCGCGGGCACGTACCGGTGAAACCCGTGTCAGCGGCCAGTCGGTGGTTCATCGACTGGTCGCTAAAGGGGCTCTTCGGACATCCGGTGGGGGTAGGGCTCGCCGGGTGA
- a CDS encoding aldehyde dehydrogenase family protein, translating into MTTTASTTSAVELAASAIEQLRAGAFIAGAWKDGSSEREITISAAIDGAVLRTFTGCSTADVDAAYEAAEAAQQEWAELPPTERTAVLLRAAEILESRRDEVTALLRVESGSSALKANIEVSSAIGITREAATFPTRVHGTIHPSVFPGKENRVYREARGVIGVISPWNFPLHLSMRSVSPALALGNAVVVKPASDTAYTGGLIIAEIFEEAGLPQGLLSVVPGSGSEIGDHVVTHRVPSMISFTGSTPVGQRVGSLAAQGHLKHVALELGGNAPLVVLDDADIDGAVNGALMAKFLHQGQICMAANRIIVDASIHDEFVERFVQRAQQLPVGDTADESVIIGPVANDDQVETVSSLIRSAQEQGAQLVTEGGIDGRVIHPHIFAGVTEDMEIAQKEIFGPAIGIIKAQDEADALRLANQTEFGLSSAVFTRNVERGLRFARGIRAGMTHINDSTVNDEPHVMFGGEKNSGIGRFNGEQAIEDFTTLHWIGVRQEMGPVPF; encoded by the coding sequence ATGACCACCACCGCATCCACCACCTCCGCCGTCGAGCTGGCCGCCAGCGCCATCGAGCAACTGCGCGCGGGCGCGTTCATCGCCGGCGCCTGGAAGGACGGTTCCTCCGAGCGCGAGATCACCATCTCCGCAGCCATCGACGGAGCGGTTCTGCGCACGTTCACCGGATGCTCGACGGCTGACGTCGACGCCGCGTATGAAGCAGCCGAGGCCGCTCAGCAGGAATGGGCCGAGCTGCCGCCGACCGAGCGCACCGCCGTACTGCTGCGCGCCGCCGAGATCTTGGAATCCCGCCGCGACGAGGTCACCGCGTTGTTGCGGGTGGAATCCGGATCCTCCGCGTTGAAAGCCAACATCGAGGTGAGCTCGGCGATCGGCATCACCCGCGAGGCCGCCACCTTCCCCACCCGCGTACACGGCACCATCCACCCCTCGGTGTTCCCCGGCAAGGAGAACCGCGTCTACCGCGAGGCCCGTGGTGTTATCGGTGTCATCTCCCCCTGGAACTTCCCGTTGCACCTGTCGATGCGCTCGGTGTCCCCGGCCCTGGCGCTCGGCAACGCCGTCGTCGTCAAGCCTGCCTCTGACACCGCCTACACCGGCGGGCTGATCATCGCCGAGATCTTCGAAGAAGCCGGCTTGCCGCAGGGGCTGCTCTCCGTGGTACCCGGGTCCGGTTCTGAGATCGGCGATCACGTGGTCACCCACCGGGTTCCCTCAATGATCTCCTTCACTGGTTCCACCCCGGTGGGCCAGCGCGTCGGCTCGCTTGCCGCCCAGGGCCACCTCAAGCATGTTGCTCTGGAGCTCGGCGGCAACGCCCCGTTGGTGGTACTTGACGATGCTGACATCGACGGCGCCGTGAACGGCGCTCTGATGGCCAAGTTCCTACACCAGGGCCAGATCTGCATGGCCGCCAACCGCATCATCGTCGACGCGTCTATCCACGACGAGTTCGTGGAGCGCTTCGTGCAGCGCGCACAGCAGCTTCCCGTGGGCGACACCGCCGACGAGTCGGTGATCATCGGGCCGGTGGCCAATGACGATCAGGTCGAGACCGTCTCATCCCTCATCCGCTCCGCCCAGGAGCAGGGCGCACAGCTCGTCACCGAGGGCGGCATCGACGGACGCGTGATCCACCCGCACATCTTCGCCGGAGTCACCGAGGACATGGAGATCGCCCAGAAGGAGATCTTCGGCCCCGCCATCGGCATCATCAAGGCCCAGGACGAAGCCGACGCGCTGCGCCTGGCCAATCAGACCGAGTTCGGCCTCTCTTCCGCGGTGTTCACCCGAAATGTCGAGCGCGGGCTGCGCTTCGCCCGCGGCATCCGGGCCGGTATGACCCACATCAACGATTCCACGGTCAACGACGAGCCGCACGTGATGTTCGGCGGCGAGAAGAACTCCGGGATCGGCCGTTTCAACGGCGAGCAGGCCATCGAGGACTTCACTACGCTGCACTGGATCGGCGTGCGCCAGGAGATGGGCCCGGTCCCGTTCTAA
- the mdlC gene encoding benzoylformate decarboxylase, which translates to MTDTDRTVLDSTLDVFQAHGLTTIFGNPGSNELPFLAGLDENFDFVLGLHEQVVLGMAEGYSRATGGPALVNLHAASGSGNAMGALTNAAYGQTPLVILAGQQVRSTVGQETMLANVNATALPAPLVKHAHEPLSPQDVPRALSQAIFEATTAPSGPVYVSVPLDDWDRPASDDDALLTERTVVSSGQLTADIADHLIQAIGDAGRLALVVGPQLDAAAVRDHGVMDAAVQLAEKTDASVFVAPSPNRAPFPTTHPNFEGVLVPGVKSVRDRLADYDTVLVLGAAVFRYHRWEPSNYLTAGTRVLHVTEDPSEAARAPFGEAVVADVAAAVRTLAAGVSDGGTRRGEPGSRTLPAAHTSEEGMTGTEILEVLNQHVDETVTYINETTTLDLEYIERIAIDRPGMYHFPASGGLGFGLPVAVGYALGAPEKTVVATIGDGSANFGITALYTAAQRGTRTIFIIVNNSGYGALSGFAQRMGVPDTPGLEVPGIDFVSIAEGYGVPAQRVDNRQDFDAAYTRALAAEGPVLIDVRIV; encoded by the coding sequence ATGACCGACACCGACCGTACCGTGCTCGACAGCACCCTCGACGTTTTCCAAGCCCACGGCCTGACCACCATCTTCGGCAACCCGGGCTCCAACGAGCTGCCGTTCTTGGCGGGACTGGACGAGAACTTCGACTTCGTGTTGGGTCTGCACGAGCAGGTGGTGCTCGGCATGGCGGAAGGCTACTCACGCGCCACCGGCGGACCGGCCCTGGTCAACCTGCACGCGGCCTCGGGCAGCGGCAATGCCATGGGTGCGCTCACCAACGCCGCCTATGGGCAGACGCCGCTGGTGATCCTCGCCGGTCAGCAGGTACGGTCCACGGTCGGACAGGAGACGATGCTGGCGAACGTGAACGCCACAGCGCTGCCGGCTCCGCTGGTCAAGCACGCCCATGAGCCTCTGTCACCGCAGGACGTGCCGCGCGCCCTGTCGCAGGCGATCTTCGAGGCCACTACCGCTCCCTCGGGTCCGGTCTACGTCTCGGTGCCCCTGGACGACTGGGATCGACCTGCCTCCGACGACGACGCGCTGCTCACCGAACGCACCGTGGTCAGCTCCGGTCAGCTCACGGCGGACATCGCCGATCACCTGATCCAGGCGATCGGTGATGCCGGACGCCTGGCCTTGGTGGTCGGCCCCCAGCTGGACGCTGCCGCGGTGCGCGATCACGGGGTCATGGACGCCGCCGTGCAATTGGCTGAGAAGACCGATGCGTCAGTGTTCGTGGCGCCGTCACCGAACCGCGCCCCGTTCCCCACCACGCATCCCAATTTCGAGGGCGTGCTGGTGCCGGGGGTGAAGTCGGTGCGCGACCGGCTCGCTGACTACGACACAGTGCTGGTCCTGGGCGCCGCCGTGTTCCGGTACCACCGGTGGGAGCCCAGCAACTACCTCACCGCCGGCACCCGGGTGCTGCACGTGACCGAAGATCCCAGCGAAGCCGCCCGCGCCCCCTTCGGCGAGGCCGTGGTGGCCGACGTCGCAGCAGCGGTCCGCACCCTCGCCGCCGGCGTCAGCGACGGGGGAACCCGCCGTGGCGAGCCCGGCTCCCGCACCCTGCCCGCCGCCCACACCTCGGAGGAGGGCATGACCGGCACCGAGATCCTAGAGGTGCTCAACCAGCACGTCGATGAGACGGTCACCTACATCAACGAGACCACCACCCTGGATCTCGAATACATCGAGCGGATCGCCATTGACCGCCCCGGGATGTACCACTTCCCGGCCTCCGGTGGCCTGGGCTTCGGCCTGCCAGTGGCGGTGGGGTACGCCCTCGGCGCCCCGGAGAAGACCGTGGTGGCCACCATCGGGGACGGCTCCGCAAACTTCGGCATCACTGCCCTCTACACCGCCGCCCAGCGCGGCACCCGCACGATTTTCATCATCGTGAACAACAGCGGCTACGGGGCCCTCTCCGGTTTCGCCCAGCGCATGGGGGTTCCCGACACCCCCGGCCTGGAGGTCCCCGGCATCGACTTCGTCTCCATCGCCGAAGGCTACGGTGTGCCCGCCCAGCGGGTGGACAACCGCCAGGACTTCGACGCCGCCTACACCCGCGCCCTCGCTGCCGAGGGCCCCGTCCTCATCGACGTCCGCATCGTCTGA
- the dctP gene encoding TRAP transporter substrate-binding protein DctP has translation MATSSLRSTRRFASSVAALSVTVLALGLTACGESEGGGTESIELNVASWATPGSVSEEMGNWWYEQVEERSDGRITFNIDAADSLCSASEIPECVRDGRADLGQSLTDYASQLFPQATISSIPFLNNNSEAVTQAVYDLSQEHEGAAALWEQNGLHPIAHVPPGRLLLGGHTDLASIDDLQNLRLRMAGQYAQHAVDAIGVNSVTLTAPETYEGLERGIADAAAFPLDGTITYQLKDVLPEWTDPGVGTYTTIGMWMNKEVYDSLDDELRSIVDEVTEEFNREHAQRIFTEVTAEQCDALLEDIGDLRQWDESETARWADALGNSLEDRWVEDAERDGLEGAADYLAAYKEKLDTFEGQVREDPAIECAGRS, from the coding sequence ATGGCCACTTCATCACTACGCAGCACCCGCCGCTTCGCTTCCTCCGTGGCAGCGCTCAGCGTCACCGTACTCGCTCTCGGTCTCACCGCTTGCGGGGAGTCCGAAGGCGGCGGCACCGAGTCCATCGAACTCAATGTCGCGTCCTGGGCCACCCCAGGCAGTGTTTCAGAGGAGATGGGCAACTGGTGGTATGAGCAGGTTGAAGAACGCTCGGATGGGCGTATCACCTTCAACATCGACGCAGCAGACTCTCTCTGCAGCGCTTCCGAGATCCCGGAGTGCGTGCGCGACGGTCGCGCTGATCTGGGGCAGTCCCTCACGGACTACGCTTCACAGCTGTTTCCTCAGGCCACCATCTCCAGCATCCCGTTCCTGAACAACAACAGCGAGGCCGTCACCCAGGCCGTCTACGATCTGAGCCAGGAGCACGAGGGCGCGGCCGCGCTCTGGGAGCAAAACGGCCTGCACCCCATCGCCCATGTGCCCCCGGGTCGTCTGCTGCTTGGTGGTCACACCGATCTTGCCTCGATCGACGACCTGCAGAACCTACGACTGCGCATGGCCGGCCAGTACGCCCAGCATGCCGTTGACGCCATCGGCGTCAACTCCGTAACACTGACCGCACCGGAGACCTACGAGGGTCTCGAGCGTGGCATTGCCGACGCCGCCGCGTTCCCTCTGGACGGAACGATCACCTATCAGCTCAAGGATGTTCTTCCTGAGTGGACCGACCCGGGGGTAGGCACCTACACGACCATTGGCATGTGGATGAACAAGGAAGTTTACGACTCCCTGGACGACGAACTCCGCAGCATCGTCGACGAGGTCACGGAGGAGTTCAACCGAGAGCACGCTCAGCGGATCTTCACCGAGGTCACCGCCGAGCAGTGCGACGCCCTGCTCGAAGACATCGGCGATTTGCGCCAATGGGATGAATCCGAAACCGCACGCTGGGCTGACGCACTCGGCAACAGCCTCGAGGATCGCTGGGTCGAGGACGCCGAACGTGACGGGCTTGAAGGTGCTGCCGACTATCTGGCCGCGTACAAGGAGAAGCTCGACACCTTCGAGGGTCAGGTCCGCGAAGACCCGGCCATCGAATGCGCTGGACGAAGCTGA
- a CDS encoding TRAP transporter small permease, translating to MFISAPLAALASISTLIIMVAVTIDVVSRNFLGRSVPGLLEMSETALVATVFLGLAYAGATNAHVAVDLLTDRFPQAFARRFAGVVWLLASGMVLWYVLATLDRALQSTSSREISQGLMQWPLWPSRWLVVIGFATFLLIALINAALSFMNEPLLGEDEDTTLETKDIPS from the coding sequence ATGTTCATCTCGGCACCTCTGGCAGCGCTGGCCTCCATCTCCACTCTGATCATCATGGTCGCCGTGACCATTGATGTGGTTTCGCGCAATTTCCTCGGCAGGTCAGTACCTGGACTCTTGGAAATGAGCGAAACGGCACTTGTGGCCACGGTTTTCCTCGGCCTCGCCTATGCGGGCGCCACCAACGCCCACGTTGCTGTTGATCTGCTCACGGATCGGTTTCCGCAGGCTTTCGCTCGCCGGTTCGCCGGGGTCGTCTGGTTGCTGGCATCGGGGATGGTGCTCTGGTATGTACTAGCCACCCTGGATCGAGCGCTGCAGAGTACCTCCTCGCGGGAGATCAGCCAGGGTCTGATGCAGTGGCCCCTGTGGCCTTCCCGCTGGCTGGTGGTGATCGGCTTCGCCACCTTCCTCCTCATCGCCCTGATCAACGCTGCCCTGTCCTTCATGAACGAGCCGCTGCTCGGCGAGGACGAGGACACCACTCTCGAGACCAAGGACATCCCCTCATGA
- a CDS encoding TRAP transporter large permease, giving the protein MSAGIAVVIVVVLLIGLLLTRMPVWVALGLSGAIGLVLLRDERFTSGMLASTAFEHTSTFSLTIIPMFILLGVFAVRARIAEQVFAIARRAFQRLPGGLGIATVAACAGFAAVSGSTIATTATMSRLSIGEMRKAGYSASLAGALVAVSGTLGAMIPPSLFLVLYAILTGESIAAMLAAGIIPGLLSAIAYSIYIMVQSRKQVTPANTASSKVPATVGGGSGELAGELDTTITNLQIRQDNQRLPLRGLFRLAVIFLIIMGGIYSGLFTPTESAAIAALFSLLILILEFRRDGARRIGHEIVEALKETAKTTSMVFAIIVGSALLSVFFVVARVPKTVTDAVTSLDVPNWIILALLLAFLIPLGTALESISIMVITVPLIYPAAMAMGFDGVWLGILIVKLIEIGMVTPPVGINCFVVAGTAKIRSSDVFRGIWPFVVIEILLVAVFFAFPSITLWLPSIVQ; this is encoded by the coding sequence ATGAGCGCCGGAATCGCCGTTGTCATCGTCGTCGTTCTGCTGATCGGCCTGCTGCTGACCCGTATGCCGGTGTGGGTGGCCCTCGGGCTCTCCGGAGCCATCGGGCTGGTGCTGCTCCGTGATGAACGCTTCACGAGCGGAATGCTGGCGTCGACCGCTTTCGAGCACACCTCAACGTTCTCGCTGACCATCATCCCGATGTTCATTCTGCTCGGAGTGTTCGCCGTGCGCGCTCGGATCGCCGAGCAGGTCTTCGCTATCGCACGTCGAGCATTCCAGCGTCTTCCCGGCGGTCTGGGCATCGCCACGGTGGCAGCTTGTGCCGGGTTCGCGGCGGTGTCTGGATCGACTATTGCCACCACCGCCACCATGTCGAGACTGTCGATCGGCGAGATGCGCAAGGCCGGCTACTCCGCCAGTCTCGCCGGCGCGCTGGTCGCGGTCTCCGGCACCCTGGGCGCGATGATCCCTCCGAGTCTGTTCCTGGTGCTCTACGCCATCCTGACCGGCGAATCGATCGCTGCCATGCTCGCTGCCGGCATCATCCCGGGACTACTCTCGGCCATCGCCTACTCGATCTACATCATGGTGCAGTCTCGCAAGCAGGTGACCCCGGCGAATACGGCGTCGTCGAAGGTTCCCGCAACCGTCGGCGGCGGCTCCGGGGAGCTCGCCGGCGAACTGGACACCACCATCACCAACCTACAGATCCGCCAGGACAACCAGCGTCTGCCGCTGCGCGGGCTGTTCCGCCTGGCCGTCATCTTCCTGATCATCATGGGCGGCATCTACTCCGGACTGTTCACCCCCACCGAGTCCGCCGCCATCGCGGCCCTGTTCAGTCTGCTGATCCTGATCCTCGAATTCCGCCGCGACGGAGCGCGCCGGATCGGCCATGAGATCGTGGAGGCGCTGAAGGAGACGGCCAAGACGACGAGCATGGTGTTCGCCATCATCGTCGGATCCGCCCTGCTGTCCGTCTTCTTCGTGGTGGCCAGAGTCCCGAAAACCGTCACAGACGCGGTCACCTCCCTCGACGTGCCGAATTGGATCATCCTGGCGCTGCTGTTGGCGTTCCTCATCCCGCTGGGCACCGCACTGGAGTCCATCTCCATCATGGTGATCACGGTGCCGCTGATCTACCCGGCCGCCATGGCCATGGGATTCGACGGCGTCTGGCTCGGCATCCTGATCGTGAAGCTGATCGAGATCGGCATGGTCACCCCGCCGGTCGGCATCAACTGCTTCGTGGTGGCCGGCACCGCCAAAATCCGTTCCTCGGATGTGTTCCGCGGCATCTGGCCGTTCGTCGTCATCGAGATCCTGCTGGTTGCCGTGTTCTTCGCATTCCCCAGCATCACCCTCTGGCTGCCCTCCATCGTCCAGTAA
- a CDS encoding ketopantoate reductase family protein, which yields MTIAILGAGAMGQLFGARLAAAGNTVTMIDVDADTVAALNTSGITVTTPMSSFTVPVLAAQAQDLTDSVDLVLVFTKGSHTSDALDSIRHVVDERTVGLTLQNGVGNERAIINLLGEDRTLMGMTSFPADRKSLTEIGTVDSGAVILGDAALTESPSELAEQTATLLHSAGLQARSHPDVRVPIWEKLIFNAVMNTIGGATGLTVGDVGRLPETQQWAEEIIRESLTVAGALDIAISEQRIRATLTMAYREHADHLTSMTEDVLQGRDTEVETIGGAILSVAEAHGLPSPVLRMLCDVIRLRTLASKNRRSIG from the coding sequence ATGACCATCGCGATACTCGGAGCCGGGGCCATGGGCCAGCTCTTCGGCGCCCGGCTGGCCGCCGCAGGAAACACGGTCACCATGATCGACGTCGACGCCGACACCGTGGCGGCGTTGAACACTAGCGGTATCACCGTAACAACACCGATGAGCAGCTTCACGGTCCCAGTGTTGGCAGCGCAGGCGCAGGATCTGACCGATTCGGTCGACCTCGTCTTAGTATTCACCAAGGGGTCTCACACGTCCGACGCTCTGGATTCAATCCGTCACGTGGTTGACGAGCGTACGGTAGGCCTCACGCTCCAGAACGGGGTGGGAAACGAACGGGCGATTATCAACCTCTTGGGCGAAGACCGAACGCTAATGGGCATGACAAGCTTCCCTGCAGACCGGAAATCTCTCACTGAAATTGGCACCGTGGACAGCGGAGCGGTGATTCTTGGAGACGCCGCGCTTACAGAGTCACCTTCGGAACTAGCCGAGCAGACTGCGACGTTGCTGCATTCGGCGGGGCTCCAAGCCAGATCGCATCCGGACGTTCGGGTGCCGATCTGGGAGAAGCTCATCTTCAACGCGGTGATGAATACTATAGGCGGAGCCACAGGCCTCACTGTCGGCGACGTAGGCCGCCTCCCCGAAACGCAGCAATGGGCCGAAGAGATCATCCGAGAATCGTTGACCGTAGCAGGCGCCCTCGACATCGCCATCTCCGAACAACGTATTCGAGCGACATTGACGATGGCCTATCGGGAACATGCCGATCACCTGACCTCGATGACCGAAGACGTGTTGCAGGGCCGAGACACGGAGGTGGAGACGATCGGCGGTGCGATTCTCTCCGTAGCAGAGGCACACGGGCTCCCCTCTCCGGTATTGAGGATGCTCTGCGATGTGATCCGGCTCCGCACCCTCGCCTCCAAGAATCGTAGGAGCATCGGATAG